AGACACCAAAGTGACATGGAAAAAGCAGCCTGATGGGGAGGTCTTCCACAAGGAGGAAGAGGGGTCTCCCAAGAtagatgaggaggagaagaagatgaagaggatGATGACAAAGAAAGAACTCTAATTATGTAAAATGTTCTCCTTACATTTCTCTTTTTATTTACATTAATAATCTGTACTGGTCATTTAATAAAATACGAAGAGGATGATGACAAAGAAAGAACTCTAATTATGTAAAATGTTCTCCTTACATTTCTCTTTTTATTTACATTAATAATCTGTACTGGTCATTTAATAAAATACGAAGAAAAAaaaacgacaaacgaacagtcctgaaaggtgaaacaaaacactaaacaggaaacatacaaagcaatctatggtcaggacgtgaaaATATTGAATTTTGTTTTATTGTATATTAGTACTGTTTTATCATAGGATGGGATTTTAAGTTACACATCTTTAACATTGTTCATTGTTTGAATCTCTTTTGTTAGTGTATATATTAGAACCTCGTTTCAACTGTTGACTTGATGGTTCATTTGGAATATTAATAAACAACATGGTGAGAGATGCTCTTTATCCTCAGTCATTATAGACAGTATTTAGACTTGATCTGCTCACTGGAATTTCTGTAGATTGACATCAATGAATGATGCAGGTGAAAGTCCCAGTTGCAAGCACAGGTCTCATGTCAGATTACCATCCTAACAGCTCTGTATGTCTTTACTGTAAATTCATTTAGATTTCAAGAAATAATCTCTCATTCATCAACAAGGTTTTATATGAATTACACTACACATTTTTTCATGACCAAATAAAGGTTTAAATTGTtgtagggtgtgtttgttatATTTGGTACATATTTAATTTATATGTTAGTCATTAAGACCTATCACAACCACCAAACAGGTGTCAACTGTAACCATGACCTGCTGACCAATGATTTGCATTTGAAAAAGACTGAAGTTTTGCATTAATTCACAGTCaatgaaaggggagagagagagagagtgcagaacACCCAATGACAGAGGGGACGGAAGGAAGATTACCCAAtgacagaggggagggaaggatgaTTACccaatgacagaggagagggagggcatATCACccaatgacagaggagagggagggcagaacatccaatgacagaggagagggagagcagagcacCCAATAACAGAGGAGAGGGAAGTCAGAGAACCCAATGCTGGAGGTGTTTATCTAGACATTTTCAAAACATCAGGACCACAGGCTCTCTCCATGACAGTTAACAGTCATTCACCAGTCAGCAGATATCAATCCAATTGATCATGAGGGATGAGATGGAAAGAGCTATTTGGAGCAGCGATCCactaccagccaacttgacacaacttgtgggaagcattggtgtTGACTTGGGCcaccatccctgtggaacgcatttgacaccttgtagagttcatgccttgatgaattgaggctgttttgagggcaactgaaagtgttcctaatgttttgtacgctcagtgtatATTTTTACCATAGCAACACAATCATTTCCTGAataacatgtaaatataaacaGGGTGAGAAAAAACAATATGTcttaaaaaacacattttcagagAGTGAGAGCTGAGACCAGGTCCATTGGGTtcctgcctgtctctgtgtggtaCCTCCAGCCCTGTTCCAGTCAAGTGACTTTACCTGGGAGTGTCACTGTCAAATAAGTCCTCACTCAATCACCTGAACAATACTAGATATCACTCAACCCTTTTCTGTACAATGAAGCAATTTATGGGTAATAGACTAGAGTGGAGGAGTGGGTTATCTCCTTTGAATCAAGAGCACCATCACATGCAAATGTATCCTTCTCTAGTTCTGTCCAACCCCTTATCCGTGAGATGAATGCCGCGTCACAGTTTTGTTTTAACTTGAGATGAATAACAAATTAAAGCAAATTAGGGACAGTGTAAGGTTTAAATAGGGATAAACACGGGATGACATacacacagtaggagagacagagagagagaaaggggagagagtaaTATAgtgagagcgagatagagagagacagacagacagagagagacagagcgagagtaAGAGATTTCTACAAACAGGTGAGGCCATTTTGGGTTGTGGAATCATTTTGTAATTCCAACATATTTTATTGTAGATAAATGCTTATATTATTTATAAGATACTGTTTTTATTACCATTTTTGAAGTTTCCAGTGTAGAATAATCAACCATGTGTTCTAACCCTTGTTGGCTTTCTGCAAATGTTATGTTGAGGTTTTTCACCCCTACCCACTTCCAATACTTTAGAAACCGAACCTAACAATCactgattgttcctgtctctgaaCAGGTGATAACCCTCTATGTGGGGAGCATTATCTCCACCTGTCCTGTCAGGTCATATCAGTAAAGAAGGAGAAACACAGTTTGTGTTGGTAAAGTGTTGCAACCTTGAAGTGCTTTCATTTTAATCATATATCCTTTGAATTTCACAGTGATGGAAACGTTGCTGTATCTCACCCTGCTAATCTCAGGTCAGTTTACTGTGTGTGTCCCAGAGATACGTCCTTGCTAATCAGCTCCATATTATCCCCAAGACATTGGCCCAGTGTGTCCCAGTGTTGGCAGCTCATATCTGGTGAGGACAGAGATCACTGTAACAGAAATAAGCTCACTCTTTGGATCGGCTGTCCGTTTTGGGCCCATTTGGTCCACCAAATGATCTTGATGACCACCTTATGGCATTTTATCAGTTAAATCTCTTATGTATAGGTATTTATTCATATATCATTTATTTAGTACAAGTTAAATCAAATATTGCTAaatcatttaatacatttttatattgaTGAGCCCTATTTTCTGATAGGTGTTTTTACATATGTTggggtggcaggtggcctagtgggaATACCCACGCAGGGAATGTGCAGTCATGtatgctgggtgtgtgtgtgtgtttatggatgttgttggtgtgtgtttgcacaccatggtgtactgtactgtatgttaacagATCCATAGATAGTGTGGTTGGGGTTGAGAAGATGATGGAGAAAATATCCCTCATTAATCATTATTCTGTTAACAGGGTTCTACACACCTTCCTCATGTCTTCATCAGTATCACCTCATTAGCAACAATATGAACTGGATGGATGCCCATAGTTACTGCAGAGCACATTACACTGATCTGGCTACAGTAGATGACATGGAGGACCTGAACAGGCTGATTACCAGTGGCAGTAGTTCTAATTACTGGTTATGGATCGGACTGAAGAAGGGAGACTCCATGAAGTGGAACTGGTCTCTGGCAGACAGACGTTtctacagagagggggagactgagtTCAGAAACTGGGACACTGGGACGCCCCAAAATGGTAACTGTGCTTTAATGAGTCCAGCTGGTCTGTGGAACAACGCCTCCTGTGATGACCAGCATCACTTCATCTGTTATGATGGTGAGTGTTTACATACTAATGATGAAGCCTGTTCTAAGTGCTGGAGCTGCCATTGAGTTGAAACATAAAGCTCTCATGAGTCTAAGTTGTTAATCAGTTATTGATTTGTTATCAAATCAATCAGAACATTTACTATAGATGATCATTAGATGATATTTCACTGGATATTTGTATTGATTATTACATTTGACTTTTGCAGGAAAACAAGACACCAACCTAACATACATCTTAATTCAGGAGAACAAGACCTGGATAGATGCTCAGAGTTACTGCAGACAGCATCACATAGACCTGGTCAGTGTGAGGAACCAGACTGAGAACACAGAAATAGAGAAGAAGATATCACTGAGGGGACTTCCTGTGTGGATCGGCCTGTTTCTAGACTCCTGGAGATGGTCAGACCAGAGTGACTCCTCATTCAGAAACTGGCAGTCAGGATGGCCTTCAACAGAACAGAGATACAACTGCACTCTGGTGTCTCCTTATCCTTCTTCTGATTATACTAAATGGATAAATTATCCCTGTGACTACAACTGTCCTTTCATCTGCTATGGTAAGTTACCATATTCTCCACCTGATCTACCTGATATTATGATGACAGAAGAACTCTAATGTTGCCAATATGATTCACTACTGTCATTGTGGGATTTTATTATCATGTAGGTCCAGCTGTGGAGACCCCTGAGAAACCTCAACTGAAGAGACATGTGGTGAGAATGAAGATGACCCCAAAGGATCAAAATCTGAACTTCAGTGATCCTGCTGTTCAGGACTCCATCTTACAAGAGGTGAGTTTCAGTAATGATACAAACAGTATAGACCTTttctctggtctgggtcctagtctgtagtagatgacctcctctctggtctgggtcctagtctgttgtagatgacctcctctctggtctgggtcctagtctgttgtggatgTCCTCCTCTCTGGTTTGGATCCTAGTCTGTTGtagatgacctcctctctggtctgggtcctagtctgtagtagatgacctcctctctggtctgggtcctagtctgttgtggatgacctcctctctggtctggggcctagtctgttgtggatgacctcctctctggtctgggtcctagtctgttgtggatgacctcctctctggtctggggcctagtctgttgtggatgacctcctctctagTCTGGGGcctagtctgttgtggatgacctcctctctggtctgggtcctagtctgttgtggatgacctcctctctggtctgggtcctagtctgttgtggatgacctcctctctggtctgggtcctagtctgttgtggatgacctcctctctagTCTGGGGcctagtctgttgtggatgacctcctctctggtctgggtcctagtctgttgtggatgacctcctctctggtctgggtcctagtctgttgtggatgacctcctctctagTCTGGGGcctagtctgttgtggatgacctcctaTCTGGTTTGGATCCTAGTCTGTTTGTGGACAACCTTCTACCCTGGCTGTGACCTCGCTCTCAaagggtgtctcagggagagtgggATATCCAAAAACACATTTCAAATTCACACGTGGATATTAAatcacacttgtacatgtgtgaaataggtcAAATATAAGCCTCATTTCCTCATAGAGTCAAAGGATTGAAGTGAAGATCGTCTCAGTATAGCAGGAAGTATTGTAGTTGTAGATCTTCAGGATCACTAATACAGAGTgaaatattcaaatcaaatctcatttttcacaaacacatggttagcagatgttattggtcacaaacacatggttagcagatgttattggtcacaaacacatggttagcagatgctattggtcacaaatacatggttagcagatgctattggtcacaaacacatggttagcagatgctattggtcacatacacatggttagcagatgctattggtcacatacacatggttagcaaatgatATTGGTCACaaatacatggttagcagatgatattggtcacatacacatggttggcagatgttattggtcacattcacattGTTAGCAGTTGTTATTGCGAgtgtgtgaaatgcttgtgcttctagttcccgacACTGCAACAATATCTAACAactaatctaacaattccacaacaactacctaatacacacatatctaagtaaagggatggaataagaatatgtgcaTTTGAACACTGGGTGTGTTGGATGAATGGGCCATGACCAACCGGTATagacaagatgcaatagatggtataatattgtgtgtctctgtgtctttgtgtttcTCCAGATAAGGAACAAGCTGAAGGAGCAGGGGTTACCTGCAGACACCAAAGTGACATGGAAAAAGCAGCCTGATGGGAAGGTCTTCCACAAGGAGGAAGAGGGGTCTCCcaagaaagaagaggaggagaagaagatgaagaggatGATGACAAAGTGAGAACTCTAGTTATGTAAAACGTTATCCTTTAATTTCTCTTTTTTAGTTATATTAATTATCTGTACTGCAATGTATTTTCTGAACCTAATTAAATGTGTGTTATTAATTAAATTGTTTAAGTATAAACATCAATAGTGTTTTATCATGAGATGTTTTTCACACATGATGTCTGTAAATGAGTTGTTTGTAGTTATGTTGATATTCAGGGCTGTGAAAGAGTATTTGTCTCCTTTCTAATCTTCTCAACTTTTACGCATTTAAGATGaagaatgttatcagatcttcaaagAAAACAGAATATTAGATgaagggaacctgagtgaacaagtAACACAACAATTACCtacttatttaatttatttcataaacaaagttatgTAACACCCAATGTTCATGTGTTAAAAAGCAAACtcagcaacatttgtgggttttcaatcTTGAACTGgttgtttcaagtcctgccacaacattgCAAATGTGATCATTAGGTCTGAGTTTTGACTAGGTCATTACAAAACTacaaatgtgttgctttttaacCAGTTTCATGTAGACCTgattgtgttttggatcattgtcttgctgcatgaccaaCCTGTGTTTCAGCATCAGCTCACAGActgatggcctgacattctcctgttgatttctctgatacagagcagaattcatgatTCCTTCTATTAAGtcaagtcgtccaggtcctgaggcagcaaagcatccctcaaaccatcacactaccaccaccatgcttgaccgttggtataGGGTTTTTACTGCGGAATGCActgtttggttttcgccaggcataatgggaccaATGTCGTCCAAGAGATAAGGACTCACTTTTGACTCATTTGTCCATAAAACATTCTTCTAAGAGTCTGGATGATCATCCATGTGCTTCCAGGTGCATTTTGTCTTACTTTAGTCAACTGTTTGGACTCGATGGGCCCTTTATGTCTgacgaaaaccaaacactgcattccagtCATTAGAGCTAAAGGTGgaacaaccagttattgagtatAAAGGGGCAactactttttcacacaggggagttgggtgttgcataactttgttaattaaatagATAAAATAAGTATAAGTAACTCAGGTTCACTTGATCTAATTTTAGGATTTGGTTGAAGTTCTAATAACATTCAGTATAACATTTTTGCAAAAATAGAGAATATCAGAAAGAGGGCAAAttctttttcacagcactgtgaGTATCAATGTGTTTTTCTAATTGGAATGTAACTTTCTTTAATTGGAATGTATTTAGTCCACAGTTTACATACTGCATAGCCAATGTAGTCTCAGCATGTTTTTTATTGGTTAATGAAGATGTCTTTTCTGATGATCAAATGAATATATGTTGCAGATTGACAGTATCAGTCTAGAGTTGTGATTCTTCAAGTTTCAACTTATTTTTAATTGACATATTTTACCTTGATGATAAAGACATCTAGACATAATGTGTAATCAACTCCTCTCTTCAGGACTCTGATACACTGGTATCAGTTAGAACCATGTCCTGCTGACCAGGGCTTTAGTTACATTTTGCATAACTTCCTCAAATCAGACAGAGGGGAACTTTCCACATCAAGCCAGAACCAGGATATTTCCTGGAACACACAATGATGTGACATCTGTAATaaacctggtctcagatctgtttgtggcCTCTTGCCAACTTTCATGTgtgttgtggtgctgtgtggCTCAATTTGTAGAGCATCGTGCTTTTTCTTCACGGCTGACGAAAGAATTAGACCAAGGTTCAGCTTGGTGAGTGTACGTTTTCCTTTTATTTAAAATGTTGCCAACAAAGGAAGAATCAACCGTGAAGCTTAACTTCGGCTATACTGCCTCTAACAAAGtaaactacccacactgaaaggagggaaaaaggtctacctaagtatgattcccaatcagagacaatgatagacagctgtccctgattgagaaccacacccgtccaaaacatagaaataaagaaacatagaatgcccaccccacatcacactcTCACCTaaacaaatagagaaataaaacgtctctctaaggtcagggcgtgatagtaccccccccccaatggTGCGAATTCCGGCCACAAAAGCTGAACCTATAGGGGGtagtctgggtgggcatctatccacGGTGGCGGCAAtggtgcgggacgtagacccctctccacctctggctcacccCGCTTTGATGGCGCCTCTGGTGTGGGGAACCTCACTGCGGGccctggactgggcaccctcgctgcgcgccccggactgggcactctcgttgcgggccccggaatAGGGACCCTCGTTGCTggccctggactggggaccctcgttgcagGCTCCGGAcgggcaccctcgttgcgggcccaggactgggcaccctcgttgcgggccctggactgggcaccctcgttgcgggccccggactggagggcgttgctggagggaggagacgcagagacagcctggtgcgtggggctgccacagggcccaccaggctggggagacctacaggaggcctggtccTTAGGGGAGGCAGAggatgaaccgggctgtgggggagcactggagatctcgTGCGCAGCcgtggcaccactcctccaggctgaatgcccactttagcccCAGCActtccagagtgcaggcacaggtcgaACCAGGCTGTGGGGGAACACTGGAGATCTAGTGCTTGACACTTGCACCTCTCCActtggctgaatgcccactttagcccAGCACGGGCAGCGCGTAGGCATAGGACACACTGAACAGTCCCAgtgcaccggagacacagtgcgcagagccggcgcaggataccctgggccaaAACGGCACACCGGAGACCAAGCATGCTGAGCTGCCACAATCTGCCCTGGCTGGATACCCACTCTCGTGTGGCACTTGCGGAGGCTATGAGCGCGCCCTGGAGACACGGGGCTATGAGCGCGCCCTGGAGACACCGGGCTATGAGCGCTCCCTGGAGACACCGGGCTATGAGTGTGCCCTGGAGACACCGGGCTATGAGCGCGCCCTGGAGACATCGGGTTATGAGCGCGCCCTGGAGACACCGGGCTATGAGCGCGCCCTGGAGACACCGGGCTATGAGCGCGCCCTGGAGACACCGGGCTATGAGCGCGCCCTGGAGACACTGGGCTATGAGCGCGccctggagacaccgtgcgctttaCCGCATAACACCTGACCAGTCCCACGCTGCTTCCGGTAAGCACAGGGTGTTGCCTCAGGTCTATAGCCTGACTCCACCAATCTCCCGGTGTGCCCCcccacattttttgggggggggctgcctCTTGTGCCTGCTTCGCTGACTTGCTTCATATCTCAGCCTCTCAGCTTttgctgcctccagttcctctttCGGacagcgatattccccagcctgcctccagttcctctttCGGacagcgatattccccagcctgcctccagttcctctttCGGacagcgatattccccagcctgcctccagttcctctttCGGacagcgatattccccagcctgcctccagttcccctTTCGGacagcgatattccccagcctgcctccagttcctctttCGGacagcgatattccccagcctacCTCCAGTTCCTCTTTCGGacagcgatattccccagcctgcctccagttcccctTTCGGacagcgatattccccagcctgcctccagttcccctTTCGGacagcgatattccccagcctacCTCCAGTTCCTCTTTCGGacagcgatattccccagcctgcctccagttcccctTTCGGacagcgatattccccagcctgcctccagttcccctTTCGGacagcgatattccccagcctgcctccagttcccctTTCGGacagcgatattccccagcctgcctccagttcccctTTCGGacagcgatattccccagcctgcctccagttcccctTTCGGacagcgatattccccagcctgcctccagttcccctTTCGGacagcgatattccccagcctgcctccagttcctctttCGGacagcgatattccccagcctgcctccagttcctctttCGGacagcgatattccccagcctgcctccagttcctctttCGGacagcgatattccccagcctacCTCCAGTTCCCCTTTCGGacagcgatattccccagcctgcctccagttcccctTTCGGacagcgatattccccagcctgcctccagttcccctTTCGGacagcgatattccccagcctgcctccagttcctctttCGGacagcgatattccccagcctacCTCCAGTTCCCCTTTCGGacagcgatattccccagcctgcctccagttcctctttCGGacagcgatattccccagcctacCTCCAGTTCCTCTTTCGGacagcgatattccccagcctgcctccagggtGCTTTCgcgtccaggatttcctcccaagttcACGAATCCTGAACCCTCTGCTCCTccataccacgctgcttggtccgcttgtggtgggtagttctgtaacggtcGTCTGATGAAGAAGgattggaccaaagcgcagcgtggtaaattCTACTTGTGTGATGGTGGCTAACACATCTGATTGGCTGTCTGATTGGTATTGCGTCTGTTCCTGTTTTTATGTTCCTTCTGTACATGTCATTTCCTGATCTCCAGGCAAACCACAAAGCAACTCTCAAAGCACTAAGGAATCCCCTTCAATTCCAATAGTGACATCATTTAGGTGATTTAGGGCCCTGAGAACCCCATGAGAACCTGCTCATCTCACTCCTACCTGCCTCTCAACCTCCCCATGTTCAGCAACAGACCTGTAAAAACCACAAACAAAGGGATGGAGAATTTGATGCGATGCTATTGATATAGCTTTTATAGTCATTCTTTACAACGTAGTCGTTGTACACACAGTTTTGTATTGCTATCCTTGTGGgaaccaaacaattgattcccatccaAAATCCTATTctccctaaatctaaccctacaTATTAAcagtaaccctaaacctaataatAACCTCTAAACTGAACCTCAAACAtataaccctaaaactatacctaaccgtAACTTCTAAACCTACCGTAACCcatgcagagatagcctgcaaagtaatgtcatactttccaggtccatacccaaacagttcgaactactaattttgaaaattactctctccagaaataagtctctcactgttgccgcctgctaccgacccccctcagctcccagctgtgccctggacaccatttgtgaattgatcgccccccatctagcttcagagtttgttctgttaggtgacctaaactgggatatgcttaacaccccggcagtcctacaatctaagctagatgccctcaatctcaaacaaatcatcaaggaacccaccaggtataaccctaactctgtaaacaagggcaccctcatagacgtcatcctgaccaactggccctccagatacacctccgctgtcttcaaccaggatctcagcaatcactgcctcattgcctgtatccactacggagccgcagtcaaacgatcacccctcatcactgtcaaacgctccctaaaacacttctgtgagcaggccttcctaatgacctggcccgggtatcctggaaggacattgacctcatcccgtcagttgaggatgcctggtcattctttaaaagtaacttcctcaccattttagataagcatgctccgttcaaaaaatgcagcccttggttcactccagacctgactgccctcgaccagcacaaaaacatcctgtggcagactgcaatagcatcgaatagtccacgcgatatgcaactgttcagggaagtcaggaaacaatacacgcagtcagtcaggaaagctaaggccagcttcttcaggcagaagtttgcatcctgtagctccaactccaaaaagttctgagacactgtgaagtccatggagaacaagagcacctcctcccagctgcccactgcactgaggctaggtaacacggtcaccactgataaatccatgattatcgaaaacttcaacaagcatttctcaacggctggccatgccttccgtctggctactccaacctcagccaacagctccgcccccaccgcagcttctcgcccaagcccttccaggttctcctttacccaaatccagatagcagatgttctgaaagagcagcaaaacctggacccgtacaaatcagctgggcttgaaaatctggaccctctatttctgaaactatccgccgccattgtcgcaacccctattaccagcctgttcaacctctctttcatatcgtctgagatccccaaggattggaacgctgccgcagtcatccccctcttcaaagggggagacaccctggacccaaactgttacagacctatatccatcctgccctgcctatctaaggtcttcgaataaaagacagtactgtgcagccgtcttcatcgacctggccaaggctttcgactctgtcaatcaccatattcttatcggcagactcagtagcctcggtttttcggatgactgccttgcctggttcaccaattactttgcagacagagttcagtgtgtcaaatcggagggcatgctgtccggtcctctggcagtctctatgggggtgccacagcgttcaattctcgggccgactcttttctctgtatatatcaatgatgttgctcttgctgcgggcgattccctgatccacctctacgcagacgacaccattctatatgcttccggcccgtccttggacactgtgctatctaacctccaaacgagcttcaatgccatacaacactccatccgtggcctccaactgctcttaaacgctagtaaaaccaaatgcatgcttttcaaccgatcgctgcctgcacccgcatgcctgacgagcatcaccaccctggatggttccgaccttgaatatgtggacacctataagtacctaggtgtctggctagactgtaaactctccttccagactcatatcaaacatctccaatcgaaaatcaaatcaagagtcggctttctattccgcaacaaagcctccttcactcacgccgccaaacttaccctagtaaaactgactatactaccgatcctcgacttcggcgatgtcatctacaaaattgcctccaacactctactcagcaaactggatgcagtttatcacagtgccatccgttttgtcactaaagcaccttataccacccaccactgcgacttgtatgctctagtcggctggccctcgctacatattcgtcgccagaccccactggctccaggtcatctacaagtccatgctaggtaaagatccgccttatctcagttcactggtcacgatggcaacacccatccgtagcacgcgctccagcaggtgtatctcactgatcatccctaaagccaacacctcatttggccgcctttcgttccattactctgctgcctgtgactggaacgaattgcaaaaatatctgaagttggagacttttatctccctcaccaacttcaaacatgtgctatctgagcagctaaccgatcgctgcagctgtacatagtctattggtaaatagcccacccattttcacctacctcatccccacactgtttttatttatttacttttctgctcttttgcacaccagtatctctacctgcacatgaccatctgatcatttatcactccagtgctaatctgcaaaattgtaattattcgcctacctcctcatgccttttgcacacaatgtatatagactcc
The genomic region above belongs to Oncorhynchus masou masou isolate Uvic2021 chromosome 27, UVic_Omas_1.1, whole genome shotgun sequence and contains:
- the LOC135516447 gene encoding macrophage mannose receptor 1-like isoform X1; the protein is METLLYLTLLISGFYTPSSCLHQYHLISNNMNWMDAHSYCRAHYTDLATVDDMEDLNRLITSGSSSNYWLWIGLKKGDSMKWNWSLADRRFYREGETEFRNWDTGTPQNGNCALMSPAGLWNNASCDDQHHFICYDGKQDTNLTYILIQENKTWIDAQSYCRQHHIDLVSVRNQTENTEIEKKISLRGLPVWIGLFLDSWRWSDQSDSSFRNWQSGWPSTEQRYNCTLVSPYPSSDYTKWINYPCDYNCPFICYGPAVETPEKPQLKRHVVRMKMTPKDQNLNFSDPAVQDSILQEIRNKLKEQGLPADTKVTWKKQPDGKVFHKEEEGSPKKEEEEKKMKRMMTK
- the LOC135516447 gene encoding macrophage mannose receptor 1-like isoform X2 codes for the protein METSLYLTLLISGFYTPSSCLHQYHLISNNMNWMDAHSYCRAHYTDLATVDDMEDLNRLITSGSSSNYWLWIGLKKGDSMKWNWSLADRRFYREGETEFRNWDTGTPQNGNCALMSPAGLWNNASCDDQHHFICYDGKQDTNLTYILIQENKTWIDAQSYCRQHHIDLVSVRNQTENTEIEKKISLRGLPVWIGLFLDSWRWSDQSDSSFRNWQSGWPSTEQRYNCTLVSPYPSSDYTKWINYPCDYNCPFICYGPAVETPEKPQLKRHVVRMKMTPKDQNLNFSDPAVQDSILQEIRNKLKEQGLPADTKVTWKKQPDGKVFHKEEEGSPKKEEEEKKMKRMMTK
- the LOC135516447 gene encoding macrophage mannose receptor 1-like isoform X3: MNWMDAHSYCRAHYTDLATVDDMEDLNRLITSGSSSNYWLWIGLKKGDSMKWNWSLADRRFYREGETEFRNWDTGTPQNGNCALMSPAGLWNNASCDDQHHFICYDGKQDTNLTYILIQENKTWIDAQSYCRQHHIDLVSVRNQTENTEIEKKISLRGLPVWIGLFLDSWRWSDQSDSSFRNWQSGWPSTEQRYNCTLVSPYPSSDYTKWINYPCDYNCPFICYGPAVETPEKPQLKRHVVRMKMTPKDQNLNFSDPAVQDSILQEIRNKLKEQGLPADTKVTWKKQPDGKVFHKEEEGSPKKEEEEKKMKRMMTK